Proteins encoded in a region of the SAR324 cluster bacterium genome:
- a CDS encoding LLM class flavin-dependent oxidoreductase, which translates to MSNSQTVVPIQSADLDRVEVAWFAPLCSDDYRYLGVPDGQLRSNWKNTSEVLLTAEKLGFGNILCPSSYQVGQDTLTFASSVAPLTSQINVLTAVRCGEMHPIMLARTVATMDHMMRGRLTINIISSDMPGEKISSEDRYERSKEVVEILKQAWSQDEINYEGRFYQFQKLTTDPARPYQQNGGPLLYFGGYSPPALQLCGQHCDVYLMWPEPEDALKERMRAAHAQAQCFRRKLDYGLRVHMIVRNTEAEAREYAQSLVSQLEAKIGQSIKARALDSTSLGVSYQAKNVIDSDELGFVEPNLWTGVGRARSGCGAALVGSVDQILTKLERYQKMGIRAFIFSGYPHKDECENFGTNLLPQLQTCQLSKVYGRVPDSLPLTPLGVGERC; encoded by the coding sequence ATGTCCAATTCTCAAACAGTCGTACCTATCCAGAGTGCAGATCTAGATCGTGTGGAAGTGGCGTGGTTTGCCCCTCTTTGTTCAGATGATTACCGGTATCTTGGTGTTCCAGATGGGCAACTACGCAGCAATTGGAAAAACACTAGTGAAGTCTTACTTACTGCTGAAAAGCTTGGCTTCGGCAACATTCTTTGTCCCTCTTCCTATCAAGTTGGCCAAGATACGTTAACATTCGCATCCAGCGTAGCACCTCTGACCAGTCAAATTAACGTGCTCACGGCTGTACGCTGTGGAGAAATGCACCCAATCATGTTGGCTAGAACGGTTGCTACCATGGATCATATGATGAGAGGCCGCCTTACGATCAATATTATTTCCTCGGACATGCCAGGAGAGAAGATTTCCAGTGAAGATCGTTACGAACGGTCCAAGGAGGTCGTCGAGATTCTCAAACAGGCCTGGAGCCAAGATGAAATCAACTATGAAGGTCGTTTCTATCAATTTCAAAAGCTAACCACTGATCCTGCCAGACCCTATCAGCAAAATGGTGGACCACTACTCTACTTTGGTGGCTATTCTCCGCCCGCACTTCAACTTTGTGGCCAGCACTGTGATGTCTACCTGATGTGGCCGGAACCAGAGGATGCGTTGAAAGAAAGAATGCGAGCTGCTCACGCTCAGGCCCAGTGTTTTAGGAGAAAACTCGATTATGGGTTGCGGGTTCACATGATCGTTCGTAACACAGAAGCCGAAGCTAGAGAATACGCGCAGTCTCTGGTGTCTCAGCTAGAAGCCAAAATTGGACAATCGATCAAAGCTCGGGCTTTGGACTCCACTAGCCTTGGCGTCTCTTATCAGGCAAAGAATGTCATTGATTCAGATGAACTCGGGTTTGTAGAACCTAATCTTTGGACTGGCGTCGGACGAGCTCGTTCTGGATGTGGAGCTGCGCTTGTTGGTAGTGTTGATCAGATTCTGACCAAACTTGAAAGATACCAGAAAATGGGAATTCGGGCTTTTATTTTCTCAGGCTATCCCCACAAGGATGAATGTGAAAATTTTGGAACAAATTTACTCCCGCAACTTCAAACCTGCCAACTTTCAAAAGTCTATGGGAGGGTCCCTGACTCTCTCCCCCTGACACCTCTTGGTGTTGGAGAACGGTGTTGA